In Ostrea edulis chromosome 4, xbOstEdul1.1, whole genome shotgun sequence, a single window of DNA contains:
- the LOC130054258 gene encoding uncharacterized protein LOC130054258, translating into MMERIDFLHGVVLLAVILLSPFVLSLYGYLDEPTYVPISRANSFYGESTEPIRHFRQYRLFLNAVYFVLYSIVACLALEPIFRRVSRRQTLYYRPYYIYHSMVCLIPVVIRYVNMNAGISDDIMLQIQWENLFFTISSVFRFIFSFCMAIFQRYKKWRLLLYLLITAFLAFLFSYVFCVLCSTVVELISVIRKSKGEFLTSWSYFDYEQVPDELNVSKVNTIHRYYTLDQDQFLKTWEEKLQSPDKHGTLFPYHRKVYVNSIGESVRLSCSAVVSNCDSSSIKVVWKFNEQHSVSNQSKIKTEFEKMRNGLEYVSSNLTIDAIKNSDFGNYSCFFCDYSKAVTLAHFHRYASEYLIGQYSVQKNNGNTFYIYATPGSAVHLTWKPMLFYSESSDLVQYYYINDGLYSKQDNGTKWRCSALSYLYILYGIAMEWFFLPELTPSSSDFFVNTFGSYQSFFIECAGPSVFGVHSIEYFRRMYDEKTKSFVLIEVKHPNTLIVLPDLPYFLKMDNVTKTKKKLMIQKLQQSDLEYTWFENTHICVLVARVFVELVFVILIILILIFCVCKVWKLYLLAVQQPIRNVCLGRLAWKTSDPCMELGCNKSYTCYILCSNDDRESVYSSLVLPLRTGNITTGFNFEECDINRSGKSEFDIHCDILKQCDHLIFFITSAYLEEEAFVGIQLDTVLKCIQMKIMPANCVLIIRADSSVVDKLRYNLPEAVIHDWITITDAKTRLRQILEWIKKDKAEKQSAIAISTAFFG; encoded by the coding sequence ATGATGGAGAGAATAGATTTTCTACATGGTGTGGTATTGCTAGCAGTTATCCTCTTGTCTCCatttgttctctctctctatgGATATTTAGATGAACCTACCTACGTTCCGATCTCTCGTGCGAATTCTTTCTATGGAGAATCAACAGAACCCATCCGTCATTTTAGACAATACAGACTGTTTTTAAATgctgtttattttgttttgtacaGTATAGTAGCTTGTCTAGCGTTGGAACCTATATTCAGGAGAGTCTCAAGGCGTCAGACACTGTATTATCGACCTTACTACATTTACCATAGTATGGTTTGCCTAATTCCTGTTGTTATAAGATACGTAAATATGAATGCTGGGATATCAGATGACATTATGCTACAAATTCAATGGGAAAACCTTTTTTTTACTATATCTTCGGTGTTCCgctttattttttctttttgtatggCCATATTTCAAAGATACAAGAAATGGAGGTTGCTTTTGTACCTACTTATTACAGCTTTTCTtgcatttcttttttcttaCGTATTTTGCGTACTATGCTCAACTGTGGTAGAATTAATAAGCGTAATCAGGAAAAGCAAAGGAGAATTTTTGACAAGTTGGTCTTACTTCGACTATGAACAAGTGCCCGATGAATTAAATGTTAGCAAAGTGAACACAATTCATAGATATTATACTCTGGATCAGGATCAGTTCCTTAAAACATGGGAAGAAAAACTGCAGTCACCAGACAAACATGGAACATTATTTCCTTATCATCGTAAGGTGTATGTTAATAGTATTGGAGAAAGTGTCAGGTTATCGTGTAGTGCCGTCGTTAGTAATTGTGACTCATCAAGTATTAAAGTTGTATGGAAATTTAACGAACAACATTCAGTGAGTAACCAAAGCAAAATCAAGACGGAGTTTGAGAAGATGCGAAACGGATTGGAGTATGTAAGCAGCAACTTGACTATTGATGCTATCAAAAACTCTGATTTTGGGAATTATAGTTGTTTCTTTTGTGATTATTCAAAGGCAGTGACACTCGCACACTTTCACAGATATGCTTCTGAATACCTAATTGGGCAATACAGTGTACAGAAAAACAACGGCAATACCTTCTATATATATGCAACACCAGGTAGCGCTGTTCATCTGACATGGAAGCCGATGTTGTTTTACAGTGAAAGCAGTGACTTGGTACAGTACTATTACATAAATGATGGTCTTTACTCAAAACAAGACAATGGAACAAAATGGAGATGCTCAGCATTGTCATATCTCTATATTCTATATGGGATAGCGATGGAATGGTTTTTTCTTCCTGAATTGACACCATCCTCCTCAGACTTTTTTGTGAATACATTTGGTTCTTATCAATCATTCTTTATCGAGTGTGCTGGGCCCAGTGTGTTTGGAGTTCACAGTATTGAATATTTCCGTCGAATGTACGACGAAAAGACCAAATCATTTGTATTAATTGAAGTAAAACATCCAAACACATTGATTGTTCTTCCTGATCTTCCTTACTTCCTAAAAATGGACAACGTAACAAAGACTAAAAAGAAGTTGATGATACAAAAACTGCAGCAGTCAGATTTGGAATATACTTGGTTTGAAAATACTCATATATGTGTACTAGTGGCACGCGTTTTTGTCGAACTAGTTTTTGTAATTCTCATAATTCtcattttaatattttgtgtgtgtaaaGTTTGGAAATTATACTTGCTTGCTGTACAACAGCCAATCAGAAATGTGTGCTTGGGAAGATTGGCTTGGAAGACTTCAGATCCGTGCATGGAACTGGGATgtaataaatcatatacatgttacaTACTCTGTAGCAATGACGATAGGGAGTCTGTCTACAGCAGCCTAGTTCTTCCACTAAGGACGGGAAATATCACAACAGGGTTTAATTTTGAGGAGTGTGATATAAATCGAAGTGGAAAGTCTGAATTCGACATACACTGTGACATACTTAAACAATGTGACCATCTGATATTTTTTATAACATCCGCGTATTTGGAAGAGGAGGCGTTTGTCGGAATTCAACTAGATACTGTTCTCAAGTGTATTCAGATGAAAATCATGCCGGCAAATTGTGTGTTAATTATACGCGCAGATTCTTCGGTTGTAGACAAATTACGATATAATCTACCCGAAGCTGTTATTCATGACTGGATCACAATCACGGATGCTAAAACAAGACTTCGACAAATATTGGAGTGGATAAAAAAAGATAAGGCAGAGAAACAGTCTGCGATAGCGATATCTACAGCATTTTTCGGGTAA